The genomic DNA CTGGTTCTGGGGCTGGCAGCGGCCGGATGCCAGGCGGCGGTTCAGTCACAAGCCCCGACCACTGATGGTGCGACCAATGACTATATCTCCGCGGTTCAGGCTATCGGTCTGGCCGAAAAGCTGATGCCTGAGGGTTATCTTGATCAGTTCACCTTAACCGCTGAACAAACCGGCGATGTCTGGAAAGTGAAGGCGGCGTTGTACCGCAACGTCCTGGTCGCTGAGGAGTTGGATTGGCCTGCCGGGGAGACCAGTTATTTAAATTATGGTCTGTTGCCGGAGGGGGAAGTCCGGATGCTGGTTGTGGAACTTGATGCCGCATCCGGTGAGGTTCGGCATCTGACAGCCTCGGATTCCCTATCCATGCCGGAGGGCGACCTCCCGAACGCCGTGTCACCGGCCTGCGGCGGCTGTGAATAGAGTTTGCCGGGAAGAGCTTTGACCGTTCAGTCCGGCCTTGTTATAATCGCGCCATGGAAATTAAATATCTCGGACATTCATGCTTCCGCATCAAGGGCAAAAATACCACGGTCATTACCGACCCGTTTTCGCCGGATACCGGACTAACGCTGGGGAAACAGACGGCTAATATTGTTACCGTCAGTCATCAGCATGCCGGGCATAATCATACCGAAGGTGTCGGCGGGACGCCGCGGATTGTCAGCCGGCCGGGTGAATACGAGATCGGAGACGCTATCATCATCGGCCAGGCTGCCTTCCATGATGCCGAAAAAGGGCTCATCCGTGGCAAGAATGTGGTCTTTGTGGTGGCGATGGATGAATTGACTATCTGTCATCTCGGCGACCTGGGGACGCCGCTCAAGGAGAGCGAAATAGAGGAACTGGGCAAGGTTGATATTCTGATGGTGCCGGTGGGTGACATGAGCGCGCTCAATGCCGCCGCCGCCGCCCGGCTGGTGCGCCAGATTGAGCCAGCTATCGTTATCCCCATGCACTACCAACTCCCTGACAACAACCGGGAACTGGAGCCGGTAGGGCGTTTTCTATCTGAAATGGGTACCGAAGGTATTGTGCCCCAGGCTAAACTGACGATCACGCGCAGCAATCTGCCGCTGACGACCCAGGTGATAGTCTTGGAAGTATAAGGTAATTTCTAAGAATTAGAAGCCCCCGCAAAGCGGGGGCTTTTTTTTATCACCGGATTTAGGAACCCGGGGGCTTATCCCGGCGGTCTTTCAGGCGGCTCTGTGCCAGGGAAGTCCAGCCCAGGACACCGACGGCGGTCATCACCGCCTCTTTTTCCTCGGTGCTGAGAGCCGGTTTTTGGGCCAGTTTAAGCAAAATATCAATGGCTGTCTTGTGGTCCATGGTCTTCTCCCACGACGGCGTCTGGTTGTTTTCGGTGCCGGTACCACAGGACGGCGACGCCGATGATGACCGCCGCGCCGGTAATCCAGCGTGCGGTGGGAATGCCGCCGACGGTCCAGACATCAATCTTAAAACCTTCCAGAATGAAACGTCCGATGCCGTAATAGATTAAATACAGGATGAAGATATCGCCGGTTTTTAATTTGTCGGCCCATTTTCGTCCGATAATCATCAGGAAGGCGAACCCGGACAGATTCCAAAGCGATTCGTACAGGAACATCGGGTGGAAGTGGGTGTATTGCTCAAACCCCGGCAGACGATTAACGGGATCAATAAAAATGCCCCAGGGGACGTCGGTAGGGTAACCGTAGAGTTCCTGATTGAAATAATTGCCCCAGCGGCCGACAGACTGGGCCAGGATGACGCCGGGGGCGATGGAATCCAGCCACGGCAGGGGGTTGAGCCGCCGCCAGGTGGTATATATCAACAAGCCGGCTACGCCGCCAATGAGGGCACCGAAGATACCCAGGCCGGCGCCGCCGATAATCTGACCGGGATTTTGTGAGTAGTAGCCCCATTGGTCAATGACATGGTAAGCCCGGGCGCCGATAACACCCATCGGCAGCACGATAAGGGCCATGTTAAACAAATGGTCCAGATTCAGGCCGCGACGTTTAGTCTCAATATAGGCGATTATTACGCCGGCCAGCGCGCCCAGCGCCAGCACGATGCCGTAGACATGGATAGTTAAAGGGCCGAGTTCAAATGCCATTGGATATTCTCCATCAAATCAGGGATACAGTGTTACCGGGTACTGTTCCGGGCCTGAGCATAATCTGTTCTTATTGTAACCCGTCAACGACCTTGGTGGTCAAATCTGACATAAAGGTGAAGTATGAACCGTCCGCAGGTAACCGGGTGGGTGCCAGTTCCATTACCTTGATGCCGGTGGCGGCCGATATTTGCTGCACTACGGAGGGTGAAGTGCCGGTTTCGGTAAAAATGGCTTTAACGCCGGAAATCTTGATCTGAGTGACCAGAGCGGCGATGTCTGAGGCGGATATCGCCGCCTGAGAGGACAGATTAGGTACTACTGAGCCGATGATTTCAAAGCCGTAGCGTCGGGCAAAATAGCCCATTGAATCGTGTCCGGTAACCAATTTACGGTCGGCAGGGGCGACGCCGCTGACCAGGTTTTCTATTTCAGCGTGGAGGCTGTCCAGACGGCTTTCCAAACTGCGGGCGGCGACTGCGGTGTTCACGCCCAGAGTGGCTTGTATAACCGGAGCCAGAGCAGTGGCGACGCTTTTTACAGCCAGTGGGTCCAGCCAGAAATGGGGATCGGCAGCCCCGGTTTCCTGTGCTTCCTCGTTCAGCTCGCCTTCACCAACATACCGGATTTCAATATGATCGGCGGCAGTGAAAAGGCGCACGCCCCCGGCTGCGGCCTTGGCCACGGCCGATTCAATGCTGACTTCCAGGTGAAGTCCGTTCCAGACGATAAGGGCGGCCTTGTTCAGCTTCTCAATATCCCGAGCCGATGGCTCCCAGTCATGGGGGTCGGCCCCGTCAGGCATCAGAATGGTCACATTGGCGGTATTACCGACCAGTTCTTTGACAACCGCTCCCAGGATTGAATGGGTAACAACGATGGATTGTTCGCTGACAGCTTTGCAGCCGACCACCAGTGTTGAACTGCTGACCAGCAGGAGCGCGAGTGCTGCCAATATCGACGGTCTTTTCATTCAGGCTTCCTGACAACTCCGGCAGTAACCGGCGAATTCCAGAGTATGTTCGGTGATGCGGAAACCGGTGTTCCGTTCAACGGCGGATTGCAGTTCCAGCGGACAATGGTCGGTAAAATCCACCACATTGCCGCAGCCGCGGCAGACCAGATGGTGATGGTGTTCCGGTGGGCCGGCTCTGAAGCTGATGTGGTCGCCGTAATTAAAACGGCAGAGCAGACCAAGTTTATCAAGCAAGGCCATCGTCCGATATACGGTTACCAATCCGATTTCCGGGTGGTCCGGCTTCAGTGCAGCGTGCAGGGATTGGTTGGTGACTGGATTAGCGCTTTTGACCAGGGCTGCAATCACCGCCCGGCGCTGGGGGGTTAATTTGTAACCGGCGGTTTTCAGCTGGTTGAGTAGTTGTTGTTGAGTGGACATTGCCCTATCTAAATGAAAAACGGTTTCAATTAGATGTTAACAAAGGTTCAGCCGTGTGTCAACAGCCTGAATGATGCGATGACTAAGAGTTGTTTTGAGAAAACTTATTGCCGCGGGGCCAGGAGGCGAATACACCGACCAGACATAAACCGGTGAACATGGCGAAGGCTACCCGCAGACTGGATACCAGCTCAACGTGGACTTCCGGTGAAATCTGGACCCGACCGATAATCAGGGCAAAGAGCAGCATCACGATACCGAGGGAAAACATCTGACCCACCAGGCGCATGGTGGACAGTGTGGCTGAAGCGATGCCGTACTGACGCCGGGGTACAGCGCCCATGACGGCCGAGGAGTTGGGGGAGGAGAAGAACCCGAAACCGGTACCCAGGATGATTAAAGCGGCAATCAGATAAAGCATGGCGGTGTTTTCGCTGATGAAGACCAGCATCGCCAGACCTGCCGTTGATAAACCCATGCCGATGGTCGCTAATGTTCGGGGATCAAAACGGTCAGCCAGCCGGCCGGCGTAGGGTGAAATAAAGGCCATCAGGATGGGCTGGGCCACTAAAATCAGGCCGGCTTCTGCCGGTGAAAAACCCTTGACGAACTGGAGATAAAGCGACAGCAAAAACCCTGTGGCGAAGGTGGCGGCGTAATTGATGAGGGTGGCGGCATTGGACAGGGCAAACACGGTGTTATAGCGGAATAGATTCAGTGAGAGAATCGGGTGCGGGGTGTGCCCTTCCAGAGCGATAAATCCCGCCATGCCTACGATACCGATAACGGTCAGGATGAAGCCGGTGGTATCCGGTAACTCTGAAAAGCCCAGCATCAGTGTTGTCAGGCTCAAGCCGTATACCACAGCGCCTTTCAGGTCAAATCGCTCGTTGCTGGCTTCCTGCCATTCGGTTTTCAGCCGGGTAACGATGAAAAACAGCGCCACCAGGGCGATGGCGGCGGTAACGAAAAAGATACTGCGCCAGCCGAAGGATGAGGTCAGCAGGCCGCCGGCGGTTGGTCCCAGTGACAGGCCGATATAGACGGCGGCGGCGTTGATGCCCAATACCCGGCCGCGCTCCGCGGGCGGATAGACAGAGGTCAGGATGGCGATGCCGGTGCCGAACAGCAGTGCCGCGCTGATGCCCTGAGCGGCCCGCAGGCCAATGAGCTGGGCTCCGTTTTGGCTGAAGCCGATGGCAACGGAAACCAGGGTGTAAAGCACCAGCCCGGAGATGAAAATACGGCGGCGGCCTTTGATATCGGCCAGACGGCCGAAAGGCAGAAGGAATACCGCTGCGGCCAGGATATAGGTCGTGGCGACCCAGCCCAGGGTGATTGCATCCAGACCGAATTCCCGGCCGATAACCGGCAGGGCGATATTGACCGAAGACCCCATGAACGGTGTCAGGAAGGAAGCTAGAACGGCGGCCGCCAGGGTCGCCCGCCGCACGGCGCGATTTGAGTTCTCGGCGGCGTCAGTCAAGGCTTACCTCGCTGCGCCGGTCAGGCAAGCCAGGTCGTTCAGGTTGTGCTGCCTCAGATAGGCGTCTAATCCATTAATAATGTCCAGCGGTGCCTGGGGGTTGACCAGGGCCGCGGTACCGACCTCGACCGCTGAGGCGCCGGCCATGATGAACTCCAGCGCGTCTTCGGCCGACATGATGCCCCCGCCGCCGATGATGGGGATGGACACCGCTCCGGCGACCTGCCAGACCATGGCCAGGGCTACCGGTTTGATGGCCGGACCGGAGAGCCCACCGGTGATATTGCCCAGCACCGGCTTGCGGTTTTTGACGCTTATGGCCATACCCCGCAGGGTGTTAATCAGTGATACGGCATCAGCGCCGGCTTTTTCCACCGCCCGTGCCAGCGCGGCGATATCGGCGGTGTTGGGAGTGAGTTTGATGATAATCGGCAGGGATACCGCTTGTTTAACGGCGGCAGTCACTGTCGCAGCGGATTCCGGCGTGGAGCCGAACTCCAGACAACCCGCTTTAACGTTAGGGCAGGAAATATTAATCTCTAACGCGGCGATACCGGGTATACCGTCAAGACGGCGGGCGAGCGACGCATATTCTTCCACCGAATCCGCGGCGATATTGACGATGACCGGGGTCGGCCATTGTCGCCACAGAGGGCTGTATTTTTCAATAACCGCCTCAACCCCGGGGTTTTGCAGGCCGATGGCGTTAAGCATGCCATAAGGCGTTTCCATGATGCGGGGCTGGGGGTTGCCGGCGCGGGGCTTCAGGGTGGTGCCTTTACAGATGAAAGCGCCGAGGTCGGCGATGTCATACAGGCGGTCCGGTTCATCACCGTAACCGGCAGTACCCGAAGCGGCAATGACAGGGTTTTTCAGTTTAAGACCGGGGAGCAGTTCTACGGAAAGGTTGGGCATGTGTTGATTATAAACCGCCTGTGGGGGGCGGGGCAAACGAGAGACGGGATAATATAGAGAAAGGCCTCCGCTGATTCGGCGGAGGCCTTTCTGAGGGTCAATTGAAGGATTAGTGATATTTCTGAGCGACATCGGAGCGGAGGCCACCGATGGGCTGAGCGGTAGTCCAAAACTCATCGGGGTCGCGCAGGCCGTAGCCCATGAGTTCGTCCATCTGGCGGAAGAATCCGTTGAAGACGGAGGTGGTGGAAGAAACAGCCTTGACGGTCTCGTGGACGATGGCGTCGGTGTATTTGGTGAAGGTGCAGACACCGAGGCAGCGGCCGGCAACGCAGGAGTCAGCGTCCATCTTCCAGGCGCGGCACTTGCGGGAATCTTCAAACCAAGCCTCGTGGCCGGGGTTGTTCCAGGGGCCGACGGTGTCCCAGGTGGGATTGGTTTCGTGGGACAGGGCACCCTCGCCGCAGTGGTCGGCACAGAGTTTACAGGTGTAGCAGAAGCGGCGCATGCCGGCGTCAATGGGCTTGTCGTTGGGCAGGGGCATATTGGTGTAGTAGCGGAAGATGCCGACAGTAGGGCCGTATTCGGGGGTAATCATCCGGTTCATGCGGCCCATTTCACCGAGGCCGGAAACACCGCCGAAGCCGCAGGCATTGCCGGTATCGTTGTGACCTTTGGCGAGACACCAGTAGCCGAGGGTGCGGACGAAGCCCTGAGTGCGCTCCTGGATATTGGCGGCGCGGCCGTAGCGGATCTGGGCCATCAGCCAGGTGGGATTGTATTTGAAGAGGTCCTGGGATTCCATGTTGGATTGGGTGATGACGTTCATGCAGTCATTGGGGTGGACCTGCTTGTCAGTGGTTTCATAGGGGGCGTCAACATCTTCCCAGACGAGTTGCTGGCGGTTGTTGGGGCCCCAGGAATAGGTAAGTTTGAAGGTAGTAGCCGGGTCCATCTGGGTGAAGCCGACGCTCATGGAACCGAAGAAGCGCATGGCGGTACGCAGGAGGGCGGCGTTTTCTTCGGGGGTGCCGTTCCAGCGGGGAATGCCCAGCGATTCGGGGGTAGAGGTATTGGGACCGATGAATGTATTGGAAACGGAACCGCGGTTAACGTTACTTGTAAATGCTTTATCAGCAAGAGAATAACCGGCCTTGTCCTGCGCGTTGTAACCTGCTTCAATCTCGGCCTTTTTATCCTTGCGGGCGTTCTGGTCTTCTACTGAGATATAGGTAGGCATATAGGTGCCGGCACTGCCGCGCATGGTGTCGCCTTCGCGGAAGCGTTTGTACTGGGTCCAGTCAACTTCGTTGGTGGTCTTGTCAACGGTTTTGACCCACCAGGGGCGATTGAAAGAGCCGGCCTGGATCATTTCATCAAGGTCATTGAATTTGGGGGCGACAAGGGAAGTGACGCCGAGGCCGGCCCCGGCAAAGCCGAGGGCTTTCATGAAATCCCGGCGGGAAACAGTACTGTGAAAATTAGACATTAAACTCTCCTTAATATTTCTCTTGCGGTCTTGCCCGCCGTCATCCGGTCTCTCCCGGAAGTCAGAGTCATTAAAACCTCCACGCATATAGTTGTTAATAACGACGTAATTATGATAACGCCTTTTAGTGTTTATGCCATCGTCCAAAAGGACTAGTGGCTCTAAGCATTTTGGGTATAGACAAAGGTATAAAAAATACGCGACTAAAGTATATTAATAAGAAAAATGAGACTAAAATATTCGGACCATGATAAGACAGCCGGTTTTGGAGTGCGGTGAAAAACAGCAGGAATAGTACTGCAGACGAGGATATCTTTGGACAAACAGGTCTATATTTACATGCAGATTTACGGTTGAAGGAGTTGCCGGATTTAAAAAATTCGGTGGTTTGTTGATATTCCTATTTTCGTTCGTGATCGTGACTGTGACCACATTCCAGAATTGTGATGGGTTTCTGGTTAGGGTCAATAGCTATACCAAAGGTGTCCATGAGTGACTGGGTGGTGATGACTTCAGCCGGCGGGCCCAGGGCTACCACCCGGTGCGCCATCAGCATGACCTGATGGCAGAGCGAGGCCTCTTCATGGATGTCATGGGTGGCCACCACTACGGCAGCGCCGCGACAGAGTTCATCCCGAGCGGCTTGAAGGTAGAGTTCCCGGCCGCCGGCATCAAGCCCGGAAGTCGGCTCATCCAGAATCAGCAGGTCGGCATGGTGCGCCAGTACCTGGGCCAGATAGATGCGCTGTTGCTGGCCGCCGGAAAGCGAACGCAACGGGGCATCAGCGAGTCCGGTGACTCCCATAACTTTCATGGCGTCCTGAACGCGGGCTTCATCATCTCCGGTAAATTGACCAAGTAGACCACGATGCGGAAAGCGACCCATGCGCACTACGTCAACCGCCCGCAGCGGCAGGACAAACCCGGAGGCGTGAAACTGTCCCAAATAAGCGATGCGTTTGGGCTGACGTCCCGGCCGGGAGTTGAAAACATTTATCTCGCCTGATAGCGGCGGCAGTAATCCGGCGATGGTTTTCAACAGGGTGGATTTGCCTGAGCCGTTGGTGCCGATGAGGGCGATTCCCTGACCGGAATTGAGCCCAAAATTAATATCTGCTACGACCGAAACGCCTTCGTAACCGATATTGAGGCTACTGGCGGCAATTACTGCTGAATCAGCCATCATGCCCTCCGGTTTCCGGCAGTGCGGCGCGCGGTTTAAGATTCTTAACGATAAAAACGGTAAAGAATATCAGGGTAGCCACCAGAATAACTGAGGCGCCGGCGGCCAGATTAAAGTGGTAACTTAATAGCAGGCCGATATACATTGACAGCGAGCCGAACAGCGCGGCCCAGGCCATCATGGCCCCGATGCGTCGGGCAATCAGCGCACCGGCCCCCGCCGGCGCTATCAACAGGCCGAAAACCAGCAGCGTGCCCACGGTCTGGAAAGAGATGATGATGGTCGCGGCAATCATTATCAGCATGATATTGTGATAGAGCCCGGACGAAAAACCAGCCACCTGAGCCTGTTCCGGATCAAAAGCCAGCAACAGGAAGCCCCGGGCGAAAATAAAGGCGACAAGGGCGATAATTAAAGTGGCGATAAATTGAAGCAGAATATCACTCCATGATGTCCCCAGTAATTCGCCAAAGAGGATGCGGGTCAGGTCACCGGAAAAAGAGCTTGATTGGGAGACGATTACCACGCCCAGCGCCAGCATCCCGACGAATAGCAGCCCGATAGCGGTATCCGACGACAGGCGGGAACGGCGGGTAATCAGGCTGACGCCGCCAATCATTACCGCAGCACCGATGGCGGCACCGATAATGCCTGAAAAACCCATAATCACCGCCAGAGCGATACCGGGCAATACGCCGTGAGCCAGGGCATCGCCGATAAAGGCCAATCCCCGCAACACCATAAATGTTCCGGCAACGGCGCAGGCCACTGACACCAGTATTCCGGCTGTCAGCGCCTGGGTCATGAAAAGATTATCGGAAAAAGGGGCAATCAGGGCGTCAAACATTGACGGGATAACCCCCGTTTTCCCAACAGTCAGGTGCGCAAGATTTCAGCATTTGCCGTCCATTATAGGTTCGTTGCCTCTGCCTTACAATACCCGGCGGTTTCTGACGGTTACAGCCAGTACCAACAGCAGCAGGACGATGGCACCGCCCATGCCGGCTAATGTCAGGCCGAGCCATTCAGGGATGGCCATTTCTAGCCCTTGGGGGACTGTAGTGGTGACGGTCGGTGTCGGTTGAGGGGGTTCTGGTACGGCCACCGGCGGAGCCACGGCAAAACCGGATACGGCGCTCCAGGCGGAGTTGGTGGCGGTACTTACCGCCCTGACTTTCCAGTAATAGGTTTTGCCCGCCTCAAGCGATGTTTCCGATTGCCAGGCGTTGCCGGCAATCGCCGTCTGATTGATTATAATCCCGGCGAATCCGGAGTCAGTCGCTACCATCAGGTCATAGGTGTCGGCATCGCTGACCGGTCTCCACTGGAAGATCGGTCTCAGTCCCAGGTCCACTGCCCCGGGGGCGGGGGTAATCAGCTCGGGTACGGTAAAAGTTCCGCCCAGGGCGGTGGTGAAAGACCACTTAT from Dehalogenimonas sp. W includes the following:
- a CDS encoding dihydroorotate dehydrogenase yields the protein MPNLSVELLPGLKLKNPVIAASGTAGYGDEPDRLYDIADLGAFICKGTTLKPRAGNPQPRIMETPYGMLNAIGLQNPGVEAVIEKYSPLWRQWPTPVIVNIAADSVEEYASLARRLDGIPGIAALEINISCPNVKAGCLEFGSTPESAATVTAAVKQAVSLPIIIKLTPNTADIAALARAVEKAGADAVSLINTLRGMAISVKNRKPVLGNITGGLSGPAIKPVALAMVWQVAGAVSIPIIGGGGIMSAEDALEFIMAGASAVEVGTAALVNPQAPLDIINGLDAYLRQHNLNDLACLTGAAR
- a CDS encoding MBL fold metallo-hydrolase: MEIKYLGHSCFRIKGKNTTVITDPFSPDTGLTLGKQTANIVTVSHQHAGHNHTEGVGGTPRIVSRPGEYEIGDAIIIGQAAFHDAEKGLIRGKNVVFVVAMDELTICHLGDLGTPLKESEIEELGKVDILMVPVGDMSALNAAAAARLVRQIEPAIVIPMHYQLPDNNRELEPVGRFLSEMGTEGIVPQAKLTITRSNLPLTTQVIVLEV
- a CDS encoding MFS transporter, with translation MTDAAENSNRAVRRATLAAAVLASFLTPFMGSSVNIALPVIGREFGLDAITLGWVATTYILAAAVFLLPFGRLADIKGRRRIFISGLVLYTLVSVAIGFSQNGAQLIGLRAAQGISAALLFGTGIAILTSVYPPAERGRVLGINAAAVYIGLSLGPTAGGLLTSSFGWRSIFFVTAAIALVALFFIVTRLKTEWQEASNERFDLKGAVVYGLSLTTLMLGFSELPDTTGFILTVIGIVGMAGFIALEGHTPHPILSLNLFRYNTVFALSNAATLINYAATFATGFLLSLYLQFVKGFSPAEAGLILVAQPILMAFISPYAGRLADRFDPRTLATIGMGLSTAGLAMLVFISENTAMLYLIAALIILGTGFGFFSSPNSSAVMGAVPRRQYGIASATLSTMRLVGQMFSLGIVMLLFALIIGRVQISPEVHVELVSSLRVAFAMFTGLCLVGVFASWPRGNKFSQNNS
- a CDS encoding reductive dehalogenase — encoded protein: MSNFHSTVSRRDFMKALGFAGAGLGVTSLVAPKFNDLDEMIQAGSFNRPWWVKTVDKTTNEVDWTQYKRFREGDTMRGSAGTYMPTYISVEDQNARKDKKAEIEAGYNAQDKAGYSLADKAFTSNVNRGSVSNTFIGPNTSTPESLGIPRWNGTPEENAALLRTAMRFFGSMSVGFTQMDPATTFKLTYSWGPNNRQQLVWEDVDAPYETTDKQVHPNDCMNVITQSNMESQDLFKYNPTWLMAQIRYGRAANIQERTQGFVRTLGYWCLAKGHNDTGNACGFGGVSGLGEMGRMNRMITPEYGPTVGIFRYYTNMPLPNDKPIDAGMRRFCYTCKLCADHCGEGALSHETNPTWDTVGPWNNPGHEAWFEDSRKCRAWKMDADSCVAGRCLGVCTFTKYTDAIVHETVKAVSSTTSVFNGFFRQMDELMGYGLRDPDEFWTTAQPIGGLRSDVAQKYH
- a CDS encoding Fur family transcriptional regulator, with product MSTQQQLLNQLKTAGYKLTPQRRAVIAALVKSANPVTNQSLHAALKPDHPEIGLVTVYRTMALLDKLGLLCRFNYGDHISFRAGPPEHHHHLVCRGCGNVVDFTDHCPLELQSAVERNTGFRITEHTLEFAGYCRSCQEA
- a CDS encoding metal ABC transporter permease, which gives rise to MFDALIAPFSDNLFMTQALTAGILVSVACAVAGTFMVLRGLAFIGDALAHGVLPGIALAVIMGFSGIIGAAIGAAVMIGGVSLITRRSRLSSDTAIGLLFVGMLALGVVIVSQSSSFSGDLTRILFGELLGTSWSDILLQFIATLIIALVAFIFARGFLLLAFDPEQAQVAGFSSGLYHNIMLIMIAATIIISFQTVGTLLVFGLLIAPAGAGALIARRIGAMMAWAALFGSLSMYIGLLLSYHFNLAAGASVILVATLIFFTVFIVKNLKPRAALPETGGHDG
- a CDS encoding metal ABC transporter substrate-binding protein, which gives rise to MKRPSILAALALLLVSSSTLVVGCKAVSEQSIVVTHSILGAVVKELVGNTANVTILMPDGADPHDWEPSARDIEKLNKAALIVWNGLHLEVSIESAVAKAAAGGVRLFTAADHIEIRYVGEGELNEEAQETGAADPHFWLDPLAVKSVATALAPVIQATLGVNTAVAARSLESRLDSLHAEIENLVSGVAPADRKLVTGHDSMGYFARRYGFEIIGSVVPNLSSQAAISASDIAALVTQIKISGVKAIFTETGTSPSVVQQISAATGIKVMELAPTRLPADGSYFTFMSDLTTKVVDGLQ
- a CDS encoding metal ABC transporter ATP-binding protein: MADSAVIAASSLNIGYEGVSVVADINFGLNSGQGIALIGTNGSGKSTLLKTIAGLLPPLSGEINVFNSRPGRQPKRIAYLGQFHASGFVLPLRAVDVVRMGRFPHRGLLGQFTGDDEARVQDAMKVMGVTGLADAPLRSLSGGQQQRIYLAQVLAHHADLLILDEPTSGLDAGGRELYLQAARDELCRGAAVVVATHDIHEEASLCHQVMLMAHRVVALGPPAEVITTQSLMDTFGIAIDPNQKPITILECGHSHDHERK
- the lgt gene encoding prolipoprotein diacylglyceryl transferase, with protein sequence MAFELGPLTIHVYGIVLALGALAGVIIAYIETKRRGLNLDHLFNMALIVLPMGVIGARAYHVIDQWGYYSQNPGQIIGGAGLGIFGALIGGVAGLLIYTTWRRLNPLPWLDSIAPGVILAQSVGRWGNYFNQELYGYPTDVPWGIFIDPVNRLPGFEQYTHFHPMFLYESLWNLSGFAFLMIIGRKWADKLKTGDIFILYLIYYGIGRFILEGFKIDVWTVGGIPTARWITGAAVIIGVAVLWYRHRKQPDAVVGEDHGPQDSH